GCCGGCCAGTTGGCGAGATCGTCGAGGCGAGCGGAGGCCCAGCCGAAATCGAGATATGTCGCGTTCTTGTGGCCGATCATGGAATCGGCCGTGTTCAGCATCTTGTAGGCGAAGAGGCCCGGAAGGCCGAGGAGCGCGTACCACAGGGCTGGCGCGACGACGCCGTCGGAGAAGTTTTCCGCAAGACTCTCGATGCCGGCGCGGCAGATGGCCGGTTCGTCCAGTGTCGCCGGGTCGCGGCCGACGATCATCGACACCGCCTGCCGGCCGCCCTCGATACCGCCTTCGCGCAGGCCGATGGAAACGGCGCGCACATGATCGTGAAGGCTTTTCTGGGCGAGAAAGACGGCAACGACCGCGATCTCGATGACTGCGCCGAACAGCCCGAACGTCGCCAGAAGCCGGTGCAGGACGATACCGAGGAAGACGCTGGCAGCAAGCAGCACGGCGATGCCGGCAGCGCCGTTGAAGCGCCGCGTCTCGGCGGAAAGGCGCTTTTCGTTGAAGAGCCTGTCCATCGCGCCGATCGCCTTGCCGAACAGCGCGACCGGATGCGGCAGGCGCCGCCAGAGCGCATCGGGATCGCCGACGAGGCGGTCCAGCACGAGCGCGAGGAACAGGATGAAAAGCGTCTCGCTCATGGTTCAGCCCATCACCTCGCCGAGCG
This DNA window, taken from Shinella zoogloeoides, encodes the following:
- the cbiB gene encoding adenosylcobinamide-phosphate synthase CbiB, which encodes MSETLFILFLALVLDRLVGDPDALWRRLPHPVALFGKAIGAMDRLFNEKRLSAETRRFNGAAGIAVLLAASVFLGIVLHRLLATFGLFGAVIEIAVVAVFLAQKSLHDHVRAVSIGLREGGIEGGRQAVSMIVGRDPATLDEPAICRAGIESLAENFSDGVVAPALWYALLGLPGLFAYKMLNTADSMIGHKNATYLDFGWASARLDDLANWPAARLSILFIAAGAWAAKGRAAARAAVGAALRDAGLHRSPNSGWPEAAMAGALGIGLAGPRIYAGVRVDEPMMNASGRTVATVADIDLSLRVFSGACAALAAAVLLAAAGMSLF